One genomic window of Vigna radiata var. radiata cultivar VC1973A unplaced genomic scaffold, Vradiata_ver6 scaffold_154, whole genome shotgun sequence includes the following:
- the LOC106752539 gene encoding uncharacterized protein LOC106752539 isoform X3, translating to MENKSDKMLNDVTETRIAADWKGGESCPKGARAEEIDAAGDVNMEASITPDDVIRAGGFGARDDISSFLPVASDSTDFEASIRDARDYEEPQGQVSRPGLGWTGAAAEGE from the exons ATGGAGAACAAATCAGATAAGATGCTGAATG ATGTTACAGAAACAAGGATAGCAGCTGATTGGAAAGGTGGCGAAAGTTGTCCAAAGGGTGCACGTGCGGAGGAAATTGATGCAGCTGGAGATGTAAACATGGAGGCATCCATAACACCTGATGATGTTATAAGGGCTGGAGGATTTGGTGCCAGGGATGATATCAGTAGCTTTCTTCCTGTAGCAAGTGATTCTACTGACTTTGAAGCTTCAATCCGTGATGCACGAGATTATGAAGAACCACAGGGTCAAGTGAGCAGACCCGGCCTTGGATGGACTGGTGCTGCTGCTGAGGGGGAATGA
- the LOC106752539 gene encoding uncharacterized protein LOC106752539 isoform X4, with translation MENKSDKMLNETRIAADWKGGESCPKGARAEEIDAAGDVNMEASITPDDVIRAGGFGARDDISSFLPVASDSTDFEASIRDARDYEEPQGQVSRPGLGWTGAAAEGE, from the exons ATGGAGAACAAATCAGATAAGATGCTGAATG AAACAAGGATAGCAGCTGATTGGAAAGGTGGCGAAAGTTGTCCAAAGGGTGCACGTGCGGAGGAAATTGATGCAGCTGGAGATGTAAACATGGAGGCATCCATAACACCTGATGATGTTATAAGGGCTGGAGGATTTGGTGCCAGGGATGATATCAGTAGCTTTCTTCCTGTAGCAAGTGATTCTACTGACTTTGAAGCTTCAATCCGTGATGCACGAGATTATGAAGAACCACAGGGTCAAGTGAGCAGACCCGGCCTTGGATGGACTGGTGCTGCTGCTGAGGGGGAATGA
- the LOC106752528 gene encoding cytokinin dehydrogenase 1, which translates to MVSKPGCFYEQGSFPSIKILILLLLHSILHKANSGCSNNSSSSSLVPFPPHEILSSLQTLPLDGYFSLSNNEDAAKDFGNIHHFPPLAVLHPKTVSDISRTIKHVFEMGFASELKVAARGHGHSLQGQAQANGGLVINMESLQGPEMKVHVGEFPYVDVSGGELWINILHQTLKHGLAPKSWTDYLHLTVGGTLSNAGISGQAFKHGPQINNIFQLEVITGKGEVVTCSGNRNADLFHGVLGGLGQFGIITRARISLETAPKMVKWIRVLYSEFSIFTRDQEHLISLKNTFDYIEGFVIINKTGILNNWRSSFDPKSPLQASQFNSDGRTFYCLEMAKYFNPDEAELMNQNIDHLLSKLSYIQPTLFRSEVSYVEFLDRVHVSEKKLRAKGLWEVPHPWLNLLIPRSEIHDFAEEVFGKILKDTSNGPILIYPVNQTRWNSKTSLVTPEEDVFYLVAFLSSAVPNSTGANSLEQIEAQNKRIIEFYTSAQLKVKQYLPHYSTQEEWEAHFGSQWEAFVERKKAYDPLALLAPGHRIFQKAVSASC; encoded by the exons ATGGTGTCAAAACCTGGTTGCTTCTATGAACAAGGGAGCTTTCCATCAATCAAAATCCTCATACTTTTACTCCTTCATTCTATACTTCACAAAGCCAACTCAGGCTGCAGCAATAACTCTTCTTCAAGTTCCTTAGTTCCATTTCCACCACATGAGATTCTCTCATCATTGCAAACACTTCCTCTAGATGGCTACTTTAGCCTAAGTAACAATGAGGATGCTGCCAAGGACTTTGGCAACATACACCATTTTCCTCCCCTAGCAGTGCTGCATCCAAAAACAGTTTCTGATATATCACGCACCATAAAGCATGTTTTTGAAATGGGGTTTGCCTCAGAGCTTAAGGTTGCTGCCAGAGGCCATGGTCATTCCCTGCAAGGCCAGGCACAGGCAAATGGGGGTCTAGTCATTAACATGGAGTCACTGCAGGGTCCTGAAATGAAAGTCCACGTTGGAGAGTTCCCTTATGTGGATGTCTCAGGGGGAGAGTTGTGGATAAACATTCTGCATCAAACTCTTAAACATGGCTTGGCACCAAAGTCATGGACAGATTACCTTCACCTCACTGTTGGAGGCACTCTTTCAAATGCTGGTATAAGCGGGCAAGCCTTCAAACATGGACCTCAGATCAATAACATCTTTCAGCTTGAAGTCATCACAG GAAAAGGAGAGGTGGTTACCTGCTCAGGGAACCGAAATGCTGACCTTTTTCATGGTGTACTTGGAGGGCTTGGTCAATTCGGTATCATCACAAGGGCTAGAATTTCTCTTGAAACAGCACCAAAGATG GTGAAATGGATTAGAGTGCTCTACTCAGAATTCTCTATATTTACTAGGGATCAAGAGCATTTAATATCActaaaaaacacatttgattATATTGAAGGGTTTGTGATCATAAACAAAACTGGCATCCTTAACAATTGGAGATCATCCTTTGACCCCAAAAGTCCACTTCAAGCTAGCCAATTCAATTCTGATGGAAGAACCTTTTACTGTCTTGAGATGGCAAAATACTTCAACCCTGATGAAGCAGAACTCATGAATCAG AATATTGATCACCTACTATCAAAGCTGAGTTACATCCAACCAACTCTCTTCAGATCAGAAGTTTCTTACGTGGAATTCCTCGACAGAGTGCATGTTTCTGAGAAAAAGCTAAGAGCAAAAGGCTTGTGGGAAGTCCCCCATCCCTGGCTGAACCTTCTGATCCCAAGAAGTGAGATTCATGACTTTGCTGAAGAAGTATTTGGCAAAATTCTTAAGGACACAAGTAATGGCCCCATACTCATTTACCCCGTCAACCAAACAAG ATGGAACAGTAAGACATCTTTGGTTACCCCAGAGGAAGATGTTTTTTACCTGGTGGCTTTTCTATCCTCGGCAGTCCCAAATTCTACTGGTGCAAACAGTTTAGAACAGATTGAAGCCCAAAACAAAAGGATCATTGAATTCTACACCAGTGCACAGCTGAAAGTGAAGCAATACCTTCCCCATTACAGCACACAGGAAGAATGGGAAGCCCACTTTGGGTCACAATGGGAGGCATTCGTGGAAAGAAAAAAGGCCTATGACCCACTAGCACTGCTTGCCCCTGGCCACAGAATCTTTCAAAAGGCAGTGTCTGCTTCATGCTAG
- the LOC106752539 gene encoding uncharacterized protein LOC106752539 isoform X2: protein MENKSDKMLNDNKESSLVDNVLGVDKGVLKNFTQSSDVTETRIAADWKGGESCPKGARAEEIDAAGDVNMEASITPDDVIRAGGFGARDDISSFLPVASDSTDFEASIRDARDYEEPQGQVSRPGLGWTGAAAEGE, encoded by the exons ATGGAGAACAAATCAGATAAGATGCTGAATG ATAATAAGGAGAGCTCTCTTGTGGACAATGTATTAGGAGTGGACAAAggtgttttgaaaaattttacacAATCTTCAGATGTTACAGAAACAAGGATAGCAGCTGATTGGAAAGGTGGCGAAAGTTGTCCAAAGGGTGCACGTGCGGAGGAAATTGATGCAGCTGGAGATGTAAACATGGAGGCATCCATAACACCTGATGATGTTATAAGGGCTGGAGGATTTGGTGCCAGGGATGATATCAGTAGCTTTCTTCCTGTAGCAAGTGATTCTACTGACTTTGAAGCTTCAATCCGTGATGCACGAGATTATGAAGAACCACAGGGTCAAGTGAGCAGACCCGGCCTTGGATGGACTGGTGCTGCTGCTGAGGGGGAATGA
- the LOC106752539 gene encoding uncharacterized protein LOC106752539 isoform X1, giving the protein MQCMLMLRFASFLYNKESSLVDNVLGVDKGVLKNFTQSSDVTETRIAADWKGGESCPKGARAEEIDAAGDVNMEASITPDDVIRAGGFGARDDISSFLPVASDSTDFEASIRDARDYEEPQGQVSRPGLGWTGAAAEGE; this is encoded by the exons ATGCAGTGTATGCTGATGCTTCGATTTGCTTCATTTTTGT ATAATAAGGAGAGCTCTCTTGTGGACAATGTATTAGGAGTGGACAAAggtgttttgaaaaattttacacAATCTTCAGATGTTACAGAAACAAGGATAGCAGCTGATTGGAAAGGTGGCGAAAGTTGTCCAAAGGGTGCACGTGCGGAGGAAATTGATGCAGCTGGAGATGTAAACATGGAGGCATCCATAACACCTGATGATGTTATAAGGGCTGGAGGATTTGGTGCCAGGGATGATATCAGTAGCTTTCTTCCTGTAGCAAGTGATTCTACTGACTTTGAAGCTTCAATCCGTGATGCACGAGATTATGAAGAACCACAGGGTCAAGTGAGCAGACCCGGCCTTGGATGGACTGGTGCTGCTGCTGAGGGGGAATGA